In Mycolicibacterium phocaicum, one DNA window encodes the following:
- the narI gene encoding respiratory nitrate reductase subunit gamma: MTNLLWMTLPYIAFTSFVLGHIWRYRTDQFGWTTRSSQIYESRLLRLGSPLFHFGILGVLGGHVVGLLIPESWTSAIGISEHTYHLLAIGMGAPAGFAVIAGAAILLYRRTTVPAVRAATTAGDKLMYLLLVGALVTGMVNTLGNVVSAYNYRETVSPWLRSLFTPHPTPELMSTAPLSFQVHVLIVLALFGIWPYTRLVHMFSAPVGYLVRPYVVYRSRDPQRASNSRYAKAWVTPQAPPPRNRWV; encoded by the coding sequence ATGACCAACCTCTTGTGGATGACGTTGCCGTACATCGCTTTCACGTCGTTCGTGCTGGGGCACATCTGGCGCTACCGGACCGACCAATTCGGCTGGACCACCCGGTCGTCGCAGATCTACGAGAGCCGACTGCTGCGGCTGGGTAGCCCGCTGTTCCACTTCGGCATCCTCGGTGTGCTGGGCGGACACGTTGTCGGCCTGCTGATCCCGGAGTCGTGGACCTCGGCGATCGGCATTTCCGAGCACACCTACCACCTGCTGGCGATCGGCATGGGCGCGCCGGCCGGGTTCGCGGTGATCGCGGGCGCCGCCATTCTGCTGTACCGCCGCACCACGGTGCCGGCGGTACGTGCCGCCACCACCGCCGGCGACAAGCTCATGTACCTGCTGCTGGTCGGCGCCCTGGTCACCGGCATGGTCAACACCCTGGGCAATGTCGTGTCGGCGTACAACTACCGGGAGACGGTATCCCCGTGGCTGCGTAGCCTGTTCACGCCGCATCCCACGCCCGAGTTGATGTCGACCGCGCCGCTGTCGTTCCAGGTTCACGTGCTCATTGTCTTGGCGCTGTTCGGTATCTGGCCCTACACGCGGCTGGTGCACATGTTCAGTGCTCCCGTCGGTTACCTGGTGCGGCCATACGTCGTCTACCGGAGCCGGGATCCGCAGCGCGCGAGCAACAGTCGGTACGCCAAGGCCTGGGTGACGCCGCAGGCACCGCCGCCACGCAACCGTTGGGTGTGA
- a CDS encoding arabinosyltransferase domain-containing protein: MNAQQVKVTRWVAIVAGLIGFVLSALTPLLPVVQTTAQLNWPQQGQFGNVTAPLISQTPVTMTATIPCDVLRTLPPSGGLVFGTVPKDGKQAALNGLLVNVSSSRVDITDRNVVIASVPRLKAIGNPGCSRIEIISDKNGTFATFVGLTGTDGKELRTGFADPNLRPTVVGIFTDLKGAAPQGLSVSATIDTRFINRPTIIKYTAMFGGIAATIVALLALWRLDRLDGRRMQRLIPSRWRTFNIVDGVVVGGFLLWHVLGAGSSDDGYILQMARVAPHAQYMINYFRWFGSPEDPFGWYYNVLALMTHVSDASIWIRLPDLICALICWLLLSREVLPRLGPAVAGSKAAMWAAGLVLMAAWMPFDNGLRPEGQIATGALITYVLIERAIGTSRLTPAALAIISAAFTLGIQPTGLIAVAALLAGGRPILRILVKRRREVGTWPLIMPLLAAGFVILTVVFVNQTAAGVLEATRIRTAIGPSQAWYTENLRYYYLFLPTVDGSMTRRFGFLLTALSLFTSMFMILRRKRVPGIARGPVWRLMGIIFATMFCLMFTPTKWVHHFGLFAAVGAAMAAVATVLVSRSVLKSARNRMAVTSAVLFLLALVSATTNGWWYVSSYGVPFNNDMVAVGGIKLSTIFLVLFVITAVWAFWLHFNSDRPEGRLTRLVTAAPIPLAAAFMVVVCVASMAIGAVREYPTYSNLASNLRALKGGCGLADNVLVEPDSNAGFLTPQAGDYGPLGALGGVGPVGFTPNGVPNRIVAEAIRLDFPVSGTDADWDAAVKLTTPGINGSTVPLPYGLDPARVPVAGTYTTGPHSQAKLTSAWYGLPAADAAHPLVVVTAAGTITGNSSLKGRTEGQTVELEYGRTGPDGRPVPGGRVVPYDIGPTPSWRNLRFDRRQIPADATYVRVVAVNLSLNEGDWIAVTPPRVPELKTVEQFIGKTQPVLMDWAVGLAFPCQQPMLVRNGVTEVPKFRITPDYTAKKQDTDTWQDGINGGLLGITDVLLKAHVMSTYLSDDWGRDWGSLRAFTTVVDATTAELDLGTAVHSGLWSPGKMRIKP; encoded by the coding sequence ATGAACGCACAGCAAGTCAAGGTCACCCGATGGGTGGCGATCGTCGCGGGCCTGATCGGCTTCGTGCTGTCGGCGCTGACGCCGCTGCTGCCCGTGGTGCAGACGACCGCGCAGCTGAACTGGCCGCAGCAGGGTCAGTTCGGCAACGTGACCGCGCCGCTGATCTCGCAGACGCCGGTGACGATGACGGCGACGATCCCGTGCGACGTGCTGCGGACGCTGCCGCCGTCGGGCGGGCTGGTGTTCGGCACGGTACCCAAGGACGGCAAGCAGGCCGCGCTCAACGGCTTGCTGGTCAACGTGTCCAGCAGCCGCGTCGACATCACCGATCGCAATGTGGTGATCGCCAGCGTGCCGCGGCTGAAAGCCATTGGTAATCCAGGTTGTTCGCGCATCGAGATCATCTCCGACAAGAACGGGACGTTCGCGACGTTCGTCGGCCTGACCGGTACCGACGGCAAGGAACTGCGCACCGGGTTCGCCGACCCGAACCTGCGGCCCACCGTCGTCGGTATCTTCACCGACCTGAAGGGCGCTGCACCGCAGGGGCTTTCGGTGTCCGCAACGATCGACACCCGGTTCATCAACCGGCCGACCATCATCAAGTACACCGCCATGTTCGGCGGTATCGCGGCGACCATCGTTGCGCTGCTGGCCCTTTGGCGGCTGGACCGGCTCGACGGGCGCCGCATGCAGCGCCTGATCCCCAGCCGTTGGCGGACCTTCAACATCGTCGACGGCGTCGTGGTCGGCGGGTTCCTGCTGTGGCATGTGTTGGGCGCCGGGTCATCTGACGACGGCTACATCCTGCAGATGGCGCGCGTCGCGCCGCACGCGCAGTACATGATCAACTACTTCCGCTGGTTCGGCAGCCCCGAGGACCCGTTCGGCTGGTACTACAACGTGCTGGCCCTGATGACGCACGTCAGCGACGCCAGCATCTGGATTCGCCTGCCGGACTTGATCTGTGCGCTGATCTGCTGGCTGCTGCTGTCGCGCGAAGTGCTCCCCCGGCTCGGGCCCGCGGTGGCGGGCAGCAAGGCCGCCATGTGGGCCGCGGGCCTGGTCCTGATGGCCGCGTGGATGCCGTTCGACAACGGCCTGCGTCCCGAGGGCCAGATCGCCACCGGCGCCCTGATCACCTATGTCCTCATCGAACGCGCCATCGGCACCAGCCGGCTGACCCCGGCCGCCCTGGCCATCATCAGCGCGGCGTTCACCCTGGGCATCCAGCCGACGGGCCTGATCGCCGTGGCGGCCCTGCTCGCCGGTGGCCGCCCGATCCTGCGCATCCTCGTGAAGCGGCGCCGCGAGGTCGGCACCTGGCCGCTGATCATGCCGCTGCTCGCCGCCGGCTTCGTGATCCTGACCGTGGTGTTCGTCAACCAGACCGCGGCAGGGGTGTTGGAGGCCACCAGGATTCGCACCGCGATCGGCCCGAGCCAGGCCTGGTACACCGAGAATCTGCGGTACTACTACCTGTTCCTGCCGACGGTCGACGGCTCGATGACCCGGCGCTTCGGCTTCCTGCTGACCGCGCTGAGCCTCTTCACATCGATGTTCATGATCCTCCGGCGCAAGCGGGTTCCCGGCATCGCGCGCGGCCCGGTGTGGCGCCTGATGGGCATCATCTTCGCCACCATGTTCTGCCTGATGTTCACCCCGACCAAGTGGGTGCACCACTTCGGCCTGTTCGCGGCCGTGGGCGCCGCGATGGCCGCGGTGGCCACCGTGCTGGTGTCGCGTTCGGTACTGAAGTCGGCGCGCAACCGCATGGCCGTCACCTCGGCGGTGCTGTTCCTGCTGGCGCTGGTCTCGGCCACCACCAACGGCTGGTGGTACGTGTCGAGCTATGGCGTGCCGTTCAACAACGACATGGTCGCCGTCGGCGGAATCAAGCTCAGCACGATCTTCTTGGTGCTGTTCGTCATCACCGCGGTGTGGGCGTTCTGGCTGCACTTCAACAGTGACCGCCCAGAGGGCCGGCTCACCCGGCTGGTCACTGCGGCACCCATTCCGCTGGCCGCCGCGTTCATGGTCGTGGTGTGTGTGGCGTCGATGGCCATCGGCGCGGTGCGCGAATACCCGACGTACTCGAACCTGGCGAGCAACCTGCGGGCATTGAAGGGCGGCTGCGGGCTGGCCGACAACGTGCTGGTGGAGCCCGACTCGAACGCCGGGTTCCTGACGCCGCAGGCCGGCGACTACGGGCCGCTGGGCGCGTTGGGCGGCGTGGGTCCCGTTGGCTTCACTCCCAATGGCGTGCCGAATCGCATTGTGGCCGAAGCAATTCGACTCGACTTCCCGGTGTCGGGTACCGACGCCGACTGGGATGCCGCAGTCAAGCTGACGACCCCGGGCATCAACGGGTCGACGGTGCCGCTGCCCTACGGTTTGGACCCCGCGCGGGTACCGGTCGCCGGGACGTACACCACCGGCCCGCACTCGCAGGCCAAGCTGACGTCGGCCTGGTACGGCCTGCCCGCCGCTGATGCCGCGCATCCGCTGGTCGTCGTCACCGCCGCCGGCACCATCACCGGGAACAGCTCGCTGAAGGGCCGCACCGAGGGGCAGACTGTCGAGCTGGAGTACGGCCGCACCGGCCCCGACGGCCGCCCCGTGCCGGGCGGGCGGGTCGTGCCCTACGACATCGGCCCGACGCCGTCGTGGCGCAACCTGCGCTTCGACCGTCGCCAGATTCCGGCCGACGCCACGTACGTTCGCGTTGTGGCAGTGAACCTTTCGCTCAATGAGGGCGACTGGATCGCCGTCACCCCGCCGCGGGTTCCCGAACTCAAGACCGTCGAGCAGTTCATCGGCAAGACCCAGCCGGTGTTGATGGACTGGGCCGTCGGCCTGGCGTTCCCGTGCCAGCAGCCGATGTTGGTGCGCAACGGCGTGACCGAGGTGCCGAAGTTCCGCATCACCCCGGACTACACCGCCAAGAAGCAGGACACCGATACCTGGCAGGACGGCATCAACGGCGGCCTGCTGGGCATCACCGACGTACTGCTGAAAGCCCACGTGATGTCGACGTACCTGTCCGACGACTGGGGCCGGGACTGGGGCTCGCTGCGCGCGTTCACGACGGTCGTCGACGCGACGACGGCCGAGCTGGACCTGGGCACCGCGGTCCACAGCGGACTGTGGTCACCGGGCAAGATGCGAATCAAGCCGTAG
- a CDS encoding WhiB family transcriptional regulator, with protein sequence MPLPAPAIRPVADEWEWQESARCRSMDSSVFFHPDNERGRARRQREQRAKEICQQCPVKAPCAAFALLSGEPYGIWGGVSESERLSALGISDPRAAGNLSTALRREARRAGLAAASGE encoded by the coding sequence TTGCCACTGCCCGCGCCGGCCATCCGGCCGGTGGCCGACGAATGGGAATGGCAGGAGTCTGCCCGTTGCCGCTCAATGGATTCCAGCGTTTTCTTTCATCCCGACAACGAGCGCGGTCGGGCGCGCAGACAACGTGAACAACGTGCCAAAGAGATTTGTCAGCAGTGCCCGGTGAAGGCCCCGTGTGCCGCCTTCGCGCTGCTTTCCGGCGAGCCGTACGGCATCTGGGGCGGCGTCTCCGAGTCCGAACGCCTTTCCGCGCTGGGTATTTCAGACCCGCGCGCAGCCGGAAACCTGAGTACGGCACTACGCCGCGAAGCCCGGCGCGCCGGTCTGGCTGCCGCGAGCGGCGAATAG
- a CDS encoding nitrate/nitrite transporter has protein sequence MFRSRTITDWNPEDIVAWEAGNKYVARRNLIWSVIAEHIGLSVWTMWSVMVLFMPQSVYGFTAGDKFLLAATATLVGGCLRIPYTMATATFGGRNWTVFSALVLFIPTLGSMWLLAHPGLPLWPYLVCAALAGLGGGNFASSMTNINAFYPQRLKGWALGINAGGGNLGVPAIQVVGLLVIAVAGNRAPYWVCAIYLVLLAVAAIGAALFMNNLAQHRIDSGAMRAILTESDTWSIAFLYIGTFGSFIGFSFAFSQILQINFVAGGQTAAQAALHAAQIAFVGPLLGSVARVYGGKLADRVGGARVTVAAFAGMILFGALLISASTYHDHTGGAVDAATLACFIVGFVALFILSGIGNGSVYKMIPSIFEARSHAVVGSETDRLNWSRGMSGALIGFAGAIGALGGVGINLALRQSYLSSGSATAAFWVFVTFYVAALTLTWTRYIRTPLTVVAPAAPAEVVSVA, from the coding sequence ATGTTTCGATCGCGAACCATCACCGACTGGAACCCTGAAGACATCGTTGCCTGGGAAGCCGGCAACAAGTACGTCGCCCGGCGGAATCTGATCTGGTCGGTGATCGCGGAGCACATCGGGCTCTCGGTGTGGACCATGTGGTCGGTCATGGTGCTGTTCATGCCGCAGTCCGTGTACGGCTTCACCGCCGGGGACAAGTTCCTGCTGGCGGCCACCGCGACGCTCGTCGGTGGCTGCCTGCGCATCCCGTACACGATGGCGACCGCGACCTTCGGTGGCCGCAACTGGACCGTCTTCTCCGCGCTCGTCCTTTTCATTCCGACGCTGGGCAGCATGTGGCTGCTGGCCCACCCCGGACTCCCGTTGTGGCCGTACCTGGTGTGTGCGGCACTCGCCGGTCTCGGCGGCGGCAACTTCGCATCGTCCATGACGAACATCAACGCGTTCTACCCGCAGCGGCTCAAGGGCTGGGCGCTCGGAATCAACGCCGGCGGAGGCAATCTCGGTGTGCCGGCCATCCAGGTGGTGGGCCTGCTGGTGATCGCCGTCGCGGGTAACCGCGCGCCCTACTGGGTGTGCGCGATCTACCTGGTGCTGCTGGCCGTCGCGGCGATCGGTGCCGCGTTGTTCATGAACAACCTTGCGCAGCATCGGATCGATTCCGGCGCCATGCGCGCCATCCTGACCGAGTCCGACACCTGGAGCATCGCGTTCCTGTACATCGGCACCTTCGGCTCGTTCATCGGCTTCTCGTTCGCCTTCAGCCAGATCCTGCAGATCAACTTCGTCGCCGGTGGCCAGACCGCCGCGCAGGCGGCGCTGCACGCGGCGCAGATCGCGTTCGTGGGTCCGCTGCTCGGTTCGGTGGCTCGGGTCTACGGCGGTAAGCTCGCCGACCGCGTCGGCGGTGCCCGGGTGACCGTGGCGGCCTTCGCCGGCATGATCCTCTTTGGTGCACTGCTGATTTCGGCGTCGACCTACCACGACCACACCGGCGGCGCTGTCGACGCGGCCACCCTGGCGTGCTTCATCGTCGGCTTCGTCGCGCTGTTCATCCTGTCGGGCATCGGCAACGGTTCGGTGTACAAGATGATCCCGTCGATCTTCGAGGCCCGCAGCCACGCCGTGGTGGGTAGCGAGACCGACCGGCTGAACTGGTCGCGCGGAATGTCCGGTGCCCTCATCGGTTTCGCCGGCGCCATCGGCGCACTCGGGGGCGTGGGCATCAACCTGGCGCTGCGGCAGTCCTACCTGTCCAGCGGTTCGGCCACCGCGGCGTTCTGGGTCTTCGTCACCTTCTACGTGGCGGCACTGACCCTGACGTGGACCCGCTACATCCGCACCCCGCTGACTGTGGTCGCGCCTGCCGCGCCGGCCGAAGTCGTCAGTGTGGCTTAG
- a CDS encoding DeoR/GlpR family DNA-binding transcription regulator has translation MATTGPAPRDATAALYADQRKQQLLETLRRDGRIDAARIASELGVTGETIRKDLILLERQGLLRRVHGGAVRVDYLSYEPAVETRTEFLAEKARIAKAALAHLPDRGSVLIDAGSTTAQLVEQFPCDRELTVYTNSLTQALTLVSRPQLTVYTLGGRVRSKTFAEVDDWAARALAEINVDVAFLGANGVSADRGLTTPAPSEAAVKRRMLACAHRRILLADHSKFGAVSGAQYGRLEDIHLLITDTGVDSHQLSELSAAGVTVEQA, from the coding sequence GTGGCAACCACAGGGCCCGCTCCGCGCGATGCGACAGCAGCCCTCTACGCCGATCAGCGCAAACAGCAATTGCTCGAGACGCTCCGGCGCGATGGTCGCATCGACGCCGCCCGGATCGCGTCCGAGCTCGGCGTGACGGGCGAGACCATCCGCAAGGACCTCATCCTCCTGGAGCGCCAGGGCTTGTTACGCCGGGTGCACGGTGGCGCGGTGCGCGTCGACTACCTCTCCTACGAGCCTGCCGTCGAGACCCGGACCGAGTTCCTCGCCGAGAAGGCCCGCATCGCAAAGGCCGCGCTCGCACACCTTCCCGACCGTGGGTCGGTGCTGATCGACGCCGGCTCCACAACCGCACAACTGGTCGAGCAGTTTCCCTGCGACCGCGAACTCACCGTGTACACCAACTCATTGACGCAGGCACTGACCCTGGTCAGCAGGCCACAGCTCACGGTCTACACCTTGGGTGGCCGGGTCCGTTCGAAAACCTTTGCCGAAGTTGATGATTGGGCCGCCCGCGCACTCGCCGAGATCAACGTCGACGTCGCATTTCTGGGCGCCAACGGCGTCAGCGCCGACCGCGGGCTCACCACCCCCGCCCCGTCCGAAGCCGCCGTGAAACGACGCATGCTCGCGTGCGCGCACCGCCGCATCCTGCTCGCCGACCACAGCAAGTTCGGGGCCGTCAGCGGCGCCCAGTACGGCCGGCTGGAAGACATCCACCTACTCATCACCGACACCGGCGTCGACAGCCATCAGCTCTCCGAACTCTCCGCTGCCGGAGTGACCGTGGAGCAGGCGTGA
- the glgC gene encoding glucose-1-phosphate adenylyltransferase produces MADPKILGLVLAGGEGKRLSPLTLDRAKPAVPFAGLYRLIDFALSNLVNAGVLRIAVLTQYKSHSLDRHITTTWRMSSLLGNYVTPVPAQQRLGPQWYTGSANAIHQSLNLIHDEKPDLVVVFGADHVYRMDPRQMIKQHLDGGAGATVAGIRVPRTEASAFGVIKTAPDGRQVEAFLEKPADPPGLPDSPDEAFVSMGNYVFSTEALIDALSADADDEFSKHDMGGDIMPMMVEQGRAQVYDFQSNLVPGSHAENSGYWRDVGTLDSYYDAHMDLCAVVPAFDLYNSTWPILTHIPPHPPAKFVHDDGDRVGRAVNSVISNGVIISGALVRESVLSPGVRVEEYATVDRSVILDNTVVGAHALVRNAIVDKNVVIPPGAQIGVDSEHDRARGFVISEGGVTVVGKGQRVTA; encoded by the coding sequence ATGGCCGATCCGAAGATCCTCGGCCTGGTCCTGGCCGGAGGCGAAGGCAAGCGGCTGTCGCCACTGACACTCGACCGGGCGAAGCCCGCGGTGCCGTTCGCCGGACTCTATCGACTGATCGACTTCGCGCTCTCGAACCTGGTGAACGCCGGGGTTCTGCGGATCGCCGTCCTCACGCAGTACAAGAGCCACAGCCTCGATCGCCACATCACCACGACGTGGCGGATGAGCAGCCTGCTCGGCAACTACGTGACGCCCGTACCCGCGCAACAGCGCCTGGGCCCGCAGTGGTACACCGGCTCGGCCAACGCCATCCACCAGTCGCTGAACCTCATTCACGACGAAAAACCGGATCTGGTCGTGGTATTCGGAGCCGACCACGTCTACCGCATGGACCCACGACAGATGATCAAGCAGCACCTCGACGGTGGTGCGGGCGCCACCGTCGCCGGAATCCGGGTGCCGCGCACCGAGGCGAGTGCCTTCGGCGTGATCAAGACCGCACCCGACGGCCGGCAGGTCGAGGCGTTCCTGGAGAAGCCGGCGGACCCGCCGGGCCTACCCGACTCCCCCGACGAGGCATTCGTCTCGATGGGCAACTACGTCTTCTCGACCGAGGCGCTCATCGACGCGCTGAGTGCCGACGCCGACGATGAGTTCAGCAAGCACGACATGGGCGGCGACATCATGCCGATGATGGTCGAGCAAGGCCGCGCCCAGGTCTATGACTTCCAGAGCAACCTGGTCCCGGGCTCTCATGCCGAGAACAGCGGCTACTGGCGCGACGTCGGCACGCTGGACTCCTACTACGACGCTCACATGGACCTGTGTGCCGTGGTCCCGGCGTTCGACCTGTACAACAGCACATGGCCGATCCTCACGCACATTCCACCGCACCCGCCGGCGAAGTTCGTCCACGACGACGGCGACCGGGTCGGTCGCGCCGTCAACAGCGTCATCTCCAACGGCGTGATCATCTCCGGCGCGCTGGTACGCGAATCCGTGCTGTCGCCGGGTGTGCGCGTGGAGGAGTACGCCACGGTGGACCGCTCGGTGATTCTGGACAACACCGTGGTGGGCGCACATGCCTTGGTACGCAACGCAATCGTCGACAAGAACGTCGTGATTCCGCCGGGCGCGCAGATCGGGGTCGACAGCGAGCACGACCGGGCACGCGGCTTCGTCATATCAGAGGGCGGCGTGACGGTCGTCGGCAAAGGCCAACGGGTCACCGCATGA
- the narJ gene encoding nitrate reductase molybdenum cofactor assembly chaperone produces the protein MKLLSLGRRTATGPDLSEHQQRLVWRVTALLLDYPTAETSALTDELAAAAGELPEPIRTHVTDFLRYFCETDATERATRYVETFDMRRRASLHLTYYAYGDTRKRGMALLRFKHSYRQADITIGDEELPDYLPLVLEFAATVDQARGERLLAEHVPVLELLRLSLQDSNSPYAGLLAAVLATLPPINTADRRRITELAADGPPEEDVGLDPFGMDPMMMDPALAGGRR, from the coding sequence ATGAAGCTCCTGTCCCTGGGGCGCCGGACGGCGACCGGTCCTGACCTGTCCGAGCATCAGCAGCGCCTCGTGTGGCGCGTCACTGCGCTGTTGCTCGACTACCCGACCGCCGAAACAAGCGCGCTCACAGATGAATTGGCGGCGGCTGCGGGCGAACTGCCCGAGCCGATCCGTACCCACGTGACCGACTTCCTGCGGTACTTCTGCGAGACGGACGCGACCGAGCGTGCCACCCGTTACGTCGAGACGTTCGACATGCGCCGGCGGGCCAGCTTGCATCTGACGTATTACGCCTACGGTGACACCCGTAAGCGCGGGATGGCGCTGCTGCGGTTCAAGCACTCCTACCGGCAGGCGGACATCACCATCGGCGACGAAGAGCTGCCCGACTACCTGCCGCTGGTGCTGGAATTCGCGGCCACCGTGGACCAGGCGCGCGGCGAGCGCCTCTTGGCCGAGCATGTCCCGGTACTCGAACTGCTCCGGCTCTCGTTGCAGGACAGCAATTCTCCGTACGCCGGTCTACTGGCCGCGGTTCTTGCGACCCTGCCGCCGATCAACACCGCCGACCGTCGGCGCATCACAGAACTCGCCGCCGACGGTCCGCCCGAGGAGGACGTCGGCCTGGACCCGTTCGGCATGGATCCGATGATGATGGATCCGGCCCTGGCTGGAGGGCGACGATGA